In Synechococcus sp. HK05, a genomic segment contains:
- a CDS encoding alpha/beta fold hydrolase: MSTATPTTQLIAAHGWAGDSRAWQPWAEGAAARGWAFSATERGYGQLTPQQPSWMPQAEERVVVGHSLGPHLLPPQVWEQATCAVWLASFAAFVPEGRAGRSTRAALQVMGQRLAAGDTTALLRDFFREAAAPQPPSALPMGPLEQGITALGQQRLLEDLQLLELTAGLPMGYPTAARALIVEAADDRIVQPSSRAALRALLPQAELWSLEPAGHCLLDPELPERVLGWIADGQP; encoded by the coding sequence ATGAGCACAGCAACCCCCACCACCCAGCTGATCGCGGCCCATGGCTGGGCGGGCGACAGCCGCGCCTGGCAGCCGTGGGCCGAGGGGGCCGCCGCGCGGGGCTGGGCCTTCAGCGCCACGGAGCGGGGCTACGGCCAGCTCACGCCTCAGCAACCGAGCTGGATGCCCCAGGCTGAGGAGCGGGTGGTGGTCGGCCATTCGCTGGGGCCCCACCTGCTGCCGCCCCAGGTGTGGGAGCAGGCCACCTGCGCCGTGTGGCTGGCCAGCTTTGCAGCCTTCGTGCCCGAGGGCCGGGCCGGGCGCAGCACCCGTGCCGCCCTTCAGGTCATGGGCCAACGCCTCGCGGCGGGCGACACCACGGCCCTGCTGCGCGATTTCTTCCGGGAAGCTGCTGCACCTCAGCCGCCCTCCGCCCTGCCGATGGGCCCGTTGGAGCAGGGGATCACTGCCCTCGGCCAACAGCGGCTGCTGGAGGATCTGCAGCTGCTGGAGCTGACCGCTGGTCTGCCAATGGGATATCCCACCGCAGCCCGGGCGTTGATTGTGGAAGCTGCCGACGATCGCATCGTGCAGCCCAGCAGCCGCGCCGCCCTGCGGGCGCTGCTGCCGCAGGCGGAGCTATGGAGCCTGGAGCCTGCTGGCCATTGCCTGCTGGATCCAGAGCTGCCGGAGCGGGTACTGGGGTGGATTGCCGATGGGCAACCTTGA
- a CDS encoding aminotransferase class I/II-fold pyridoxal phosphate-dependent enzyme, with product MGTRSAGRLRAHPSAATGLVQAHATGSDLSWRAPLAEALDQLPADRRRQPRSWEPAGTAGLQSTAPGSQPLLDLASNDYLGLASHPALLKAAGQAMQREGVGAGASRLVSGGRGGHDQLEAALAAWLGRERVLLFPSGFQANLAAVLALADRHTLVLADRLIHHSLLVGIRASGARLQRFAHNQLSDLECRLQQARADQPQRRLLVISESLFSMEGTSPEMAGLSALCEHYGAALLLDEAHALGVLGPGGRGLGHGCSGVSLISGTFGKAFGSGGAFLAGDALVGEWLLQHSGPYRYTTALAPPLAAAAAAALTHMQQQPERASQLLERAERWRDRLEAAGWPRPPGCGPILPLLVGDNSRALALQQQLEQAGLLSVAIRPPTVPAGTARLRLVLRHDLPSGSLERLLKALGTP from the coding sequence ATGGGCACCCGTTCAGCGGGCAGACTGAGGGCACACCCCAGCGCAGCAACGGGCTTGGTCCAGGCTCATGCAACTGGCTCCGACCTTTCATGGCGTGCGCCCCTGGCGGAAGCCCTGGATCAGCTGCCCGCCGACCGGCGCCGCCAACCGCGCAGCTGGGAGCCAGCCGGAACCGCTGGCCTGCAGAGCACAGCCCCCGGCAGCCAGCCGCTGCTGGATCTAGCCAGCAACGACTACCTGGGGCTGGCGTCGCACCCCGCCCTGCTGAAGGCCGCTGGCCAAGCGATGCAGCGCGAGGGCGTGGGCGCCGGGGCCTCACGGCTGGTGAGCGGCGGGCGCGGCGGGCATGACCAGTTGGAAGCAGCATTGGCGGCCTGGTTGGGACGCGAGCGGGTGCTGCTGTTTCCCAGCGGTTTTCAGGCCAACCTGGCGGCGGTGTTGGCCCTGGCCGATCGCCACACGCTGGTGCTGGCCGATCGACTGATTCATCACTCGCTGCTGGTGGGCATTCGCGCCAGCGGCGCGCGGCTGCAGCGCTTTGCCCACAACCAGCTGTCTGATCTCGAGTGCCGCCTGCAGCAGGCGCGGGCTGATCAGCCCCAGCGGCGATTGCTGGTGATCAGCGAGAGCCTGTTCTCGATGGAGGGCACCTCGCCTGAGATGGCAGGCCTGAGTGCCTTGTGCGAGCACTACGGCGCTGCCCTGCTCCTCGATGAAGCCCACGCCCTGGGAGTGCTGGGCCCCGGTGGCCGCGGCCTCGGCCACGGATGCAGCGGCGTCAGCCTGATCAGCGGCACCTTCGGCAAAGCCTTCGGCAGCGGCGGCGCCTTTCTGGCGGGCGATGCCCTGGTGGGGGAATGGCTGCTGCAGCACTCCGGGCCCTACCGCTACACAACCGCTCTGGCCCCACCCCTGGCGGCGGCGGCAGCGGCGGCGCTCACGCACATGCAGCAGCAGCCCGAACGGGCCAGCCAACTCCTCGAACGGGCTGAGCGCTGGCGCGATCGCCTGGAGGCGGCCGGCTGGCCCAGGCCACCAGGCTGCGGCCCGATCCTGCCCCTGCTCGTGGGCGATAACAGCCGCGCCCTCGCCCTGCAGCAGCAGCTGGAGCAAGCCGGCCTACTCAGCGTGGCGATTCGCCCCCCCACCGTGCCAGCGGGCACAGCGAGGCTGCGACTGGTGCTGCGCCACGACCTTCCCTCCGGCAGCCTGGAGCGGCTGCTCAAGGCCCTGGGCACACCATGA